The DNA region TTGTCTATTTTTGCCATATCCAGATCGCGAATTTCAAGAGTTAAAGATGTACGACCTGGAATAACATTTGGTACTCCCGGTTCAGGAGTTATCTGACCAACTGTTGCCACCTGACGCCCAGACATATTTTTTGCTATTCGGTGCACAGCTTGTATGAACTGCGCCGCCGCCACAAGAGAATCTCTTCTTTCAGTCATGGGTGTTGTGCCCGCGTGATTAGTAAAACCCTTAACAGTAACGCTCCACCGCTTGATACCAACAATTCCTTCTACAACACCGATGGTTAATCCCTCTCTTTCAAGTATACCCCCCTGCTCTATGTGAAGCTCAAGAAAACCGGCAATGCTCCCTTTCAACCTTTTAACTTTGGTCAACTTATCAGGATCGCCGCTATTGGCCCTTAAGCCTTCACCAATGGTAAAGCCACTAGCTGTCATAATATCTAACTCAAATGTTTCTATCTCACCGGCCATGGCACGACTCCCGGTTTTTCCACCTTCCTCATTGGAAAAAATCACGAATTCAAGAGGGTGACGAGTAATCTGATTATCTTCATGGAGTATTTGTGCTACTTCAACAGCCGCCGCTGAACCAACCTGCCCGTCATAATTGCCCCCGCTTGGCACTGAATCGATATGTGAACCGAGCATAATCGGTTTAGCATCTGCATTATTTCCCTTTCGTCGACCGATTATATTGGCGGCTGCATCAATTTTTACATCCAATCCGGCATTTTTCATCAACCCTATGACGTATCGTCGGGCATTTCTGTCTGCTTCACTGAAAGAAACCCGATCAATGCCGCCGTGATCATTCCGACCATATTTTGCCAGTTCAAGGAGTATTTTATTAAGGCGGGCGCCATCCACGAGTAACGGTTTAGGATTTGGGCTGTCGGGGAAAATACTTGTTCCCATTAATAACGGGATTCCAGTTATAGCTATAGAAAAGAAACGGGTGAATTCCCGCCTATTCATGAGTCTAGGTTGATCAGCGAAGTAAAATGTTCTCAGTTATTATTGATGGTATAATTATTAAAGAAGGAGAAGCAGAAGTCAGTTCACAGAAATTGGCATCTTTCTACATTGCTTACATAGGCCGAACAGTTGATGGACATGCCTCACAAGTTTATAGTTAAACTTATCTGCAACATCTTTCTGAATTTCCTCAATTTGAGGGTTCATAAACTCAACAATGGTTCCACATCTAATACAAATAAGATGGTCATGTTGATGACAATCCAGCCAGTGTTCATACCGCCATTTTCCGTCCCCGATATTCATCCGCCATACTAGATCATGCTGATACAGAATATTCATGGTCCTGTAGACCGTAGCACGGGAAACATGCACATCCCTTTCCCGTAGTGCCAAATAAATCTCCTCAGCTTCGCGGTGTTCATCTGAATCACACACCTCTCTGAAAATCTCCACACGCTGCGGAGTCAGCTTCAGGTTCTCGTTCCTAAGGACTTTCATGAATTTCTTCAGCTCTACGTCAGTCATAATGGACTCATTTGGGATTCATTCTCAATAAGAATTTAAAATGTCAGGTTGTGTGGAACAACCATCGTGCTCAGCTGAGCGGTGTTAGGTTGGCGTATTTGGCGATAAGTTTTTTCTGAATGTTGCCTTGGAATACGACGGTGATTTTCTGGTTGTCACCTGAACCCTCTACAGCAAGGATCATCCCTTTACCAAAGAGGGGATGTTTCACTTTATCACTACGTTCAAATTCGTTAAATGAAGTGATGGTTCTTACATATTTGAGTTTGTATTTGTTCGAACTTTTATCCTTTACAAGACGTCTAGTGAGAGCGGAGTGAAAATTTATGCGATCCAGGTATTCTTCAGGTATTTCTTGAAGAAAACGTGAAGCCAGACCGAGACCAACGGCACCGCTAGATCGGCGGCGGTTTGGCGCAAAGTGAAGATAAGCTTTCTCCTTGGCTCTTGTTAAACCAACGTAGAACAGACGGCGTTCTTCCTCAAGTTCCCTGGGGTCCTCAAGTGAACGGTAGATAGGGAATAATCCATCTTCAAGACCGGTGATAAAGACAACGGGGAACTCCAGTCCCTTCGAGCTGTGGAGCGTCATGAGTGTAATATGATTTGTGCTGTCGTTCCACGTGTCGATAGCGGTCAGCAGTGACACCTCCTCAAGAAATTCCCGTACAGTGGCATTCTCATTCCGTTTGCAAAACTGATGAATACTGTTCAAAAGTTCCTGAATGTTTTGCAGCCTCTCACTGGCATCTTCAGTTCCTTGCTCCTTGTAGAAGTTGACCAAGCCCAGTTCATCCACAAGTACGGAGGCAAGTTCAGACGCATCCAGTTTATCCTTCAGTTCTCGATACTTCTGAACAAGCTCATAAAATTCAACCAATCCGACAGCCTGTTTGCCTTTCAGATTCATGGCGTCTGGCGTTTCCAGAACAGCAAGGAGCGGAATACCCTTCTTGGCCGCCAACACCTCACATTTGTCAACAGTCTTGGCACCGATACCGCGGGAAGGGAAATTGATAATTCTTTTTAAACTCACAGAGTCAACTGGATTAACAAGAATTCTGAGATAGGCTAGCAGGTCCTTTACCTCTTTCCTTTCGTAAAACTTCACACCGCCGACAATGTGATAGGCGATGCCCTTTCTCCTCAGACCGTCTTCCAGTGCCCTGCTCTGAACATTGGTCCTGTAAAGGATCACAAAATCCTGAAAAGTTCTTTTATTCTGTTGTATTTCCTTCTGGATCAGCTCCAATACACCGTCCGTTTCTTCTATTTCATCATAGGTTTCCATTATGCCTATTTTTTCACCTTGACCTTGATCTGTCCAAAGCTCTTTTTTTGCACGATACTCATTGTTCTTGACAACGGCTCCGGCAACAGAAAGAATATTCGCAGTGGAGCGGTAATTCTGTTCCAGCCTGAAGACTTCGCAATCGGGGTAAGCCTTTTCAAATTCCAGAATATTGGAAATATCTGCCCCACGCCAGCCATAAATGGATTGATCATCATCCCCCACGACAGAGATCTTATTATGTGTATCAGAAAGAAATTTTACAAAGAGAAACTGAGGTCGATTAGTATCCTGGTATTCATCCACCAAAACATATTTGAATTTATCCTGATATTTTTTCAGCACCTTCGGATGTTTCTTAAAAATCTCTAGCGGATACAAGAGCAGGTCACCGAAGTCCACAGCATTATTTTCCTTCAAAGCTTTCTTGTAAACGGGGTAAAGTTCAGCCACTGACTTATCGAACGGCGAAGCACCATTTTTCATCAATTGTGAAGGATCTTCCATACTACTTTTAATAAAACTCATCCTGGAACGGTAAGCGGCTGCCGAAATACCGTTGGTCGTCAACTTCAGGTTTAACATTAACGTTTTGATGAGCTGATCCTGATCCGCAGTGTCATAAATGGCAAAATCCGGGGTAAAACCGAGAGATACAATCTCATGCCTTAGGAGACGGGCACAAATGGAATGGAATGTACCAATGTTAAGCGACATTGATTTCTTCCCGAGCAATGACTGGACCCTGGTCCTCATTTCCGCAGCTGCTTTGTTTGTAAATGTTACCGCCAGGATATCATCAGGATTGTAACCCTTTTCGATAATG from Candidatus Neomarinimicrobiota bacterium includes:
- a CDS encoding Zn-dependent hydrolase; protein product: MGTSIFPDSPNPKPLLVDGARLNKILLELAKYGRNDHGGIDRVSFSEADRNARRYVIGLMKNAGLDVKIDAAANIIGRRKGNNADAKPIMLGSHIDSVPSGGNYDGQVGSAAAVEVAQILHEDNQITRHPLEFVIFSNEEGGKTGSRAMAGEIETFELDIMTASGFTIGEGLRANSGDPDKLTKVKRLKGSIAGFLELHIEQGGILEREGLTIGVVEGIVGIKRWSVTVKGFTNHAGTTPMTERRDSLVAAAQFIQAVHRIAKNMSGRQVATVGQITPEPGVPNVIPGRTSLTLEIRDLDMAKIDNLFKVLVKESKLIGEETGTQFSFDQFYLSKAAPTDDLFRKVIEEETEKLGFSYTRMPSGAGHDAQSIAQLAPVGMIFIPSLGGISHSPKEKSRSKDIEAGANVLLRSLLTLDHQLS
- a CDS encoding transcriptional repressor; its protein translation is MTDVELKKFMKVLRNENLKLTPQRVEIFREVCDSDEHREAEEIYLALRERDVHVSRATVYRTMNILYQHDLVWRMNIGDGKWRYEHWLDCHQHDHLICIRCGTIVEFMNPQIEEIQKDVADKFNYKLVRHVHQLFGLCKQCRKMPISVN
- a CDS encoding DNA helicase → MSDLNLNDVQKQAVEAIDKPTLIFAGAGTGKTRVLTHKIAYLIIEKGYNPDDILAVTFTNKAAAEMRTRVQSLLGKKSMSLNIGTFHSICARLLRHEIVSLGFTPDFAIYDTADQDQLIKTLMLNLKLTTNGISAAAYRSRMSFIKSSMEDPSQLMKNGASPFDKSVAELYPVYKKALKENNAVDFGDLLLYPLEIFKKHPKVLKKYQDKFKYVLVDEYQDTNRPQFLFVKFLSDTHNKISVVGDDDQSIYGWRGADISNILEFEKAYPDCEVFRLEQNYRSTANILSVAGAVVKNNEYRAKKELWTDQGQGEKIGIMETYDEIEETDGVLELIQKEIQQNKRTFQDFVILYRTNVQSRALEDGLRRKGIAYHIVGGVKFYERKEVKDLLAYLRILVNPVDSVSLKRIINFPSRGIGAKTVDKCEVLAAKKGIPLLAVLETPDAMNLKGKQAVGLVEFYELVQKYRELKDKLDASELASVLVDELGLVNFYKEQGTEDASERLQNIQELLNSIHQFCKRNENATVREFLEEVSLLTAIDTWNDSTNHITLMTLHSSKGLEFPVVFITGLEDGLFPIYRSLEDPRELEEERRLFYVGLTRAKEKAYLHFAPNRRRSSGAVGLGLASRFLQEIPEEYLDRINFHSALTRRLVKDKSSNKYKLKYVRTITSFNEFERSDKVKHPLFGKGMILAVEGSGDNQKITVVFQGNIQKKLIAKYANLTPLS